TTTTGATCTGTaatctgacatggtgccatgacaaaagacaaaacaaactgTGGAGTCTGATCCAGGCATGAAACTAACTCAAATTCCTAGTGTGGGTAAATTGAACTTGAGTAAATGAAAAGACTTAAACAACTGGCGAGCTTAAAACTGAGATGAACTGAGAAAACTGAGATAAAACTGTTGAGGGCTGATAGTGGAGATTTGTGTGGCTCTGAgttaatataaaaatgaaacaacccTAAAAGTGTCTATCAAACAAGTGAGACCAAATCAGATTTGACTGACCAAAATCTGAGTCAAGTAAGGGTGCAAACTCATCACAGTTCAAGTGGACATCATGCCCTTTGCAGTAACAATCTTCAAGCACAAAGAATACAGACTTCACTCCAATGTCTTGGTGTCTTTGTAATTCATGTTTTAAACGGTTCCCGGACCCTCTGTTTTTGTTGGCAACCAGCTGAACTGATATGGTTCCCGTGGCACAAGAAGGTCTATGTCCAagcttttctgctctttttcacTGTAAACTGTCCTGTACCCAAGCAAAGACATGGCCCCTTTACACACTTCCTGAATTCGTTTGACTTTGTTATGTGGAAGTATACTACGCCAAGCCTGGGAGACATCAGCAGCATTTCTTGATGTAATTTTGAAGGCCTCTTTCTTGGTACCTTTGCCTTTCCCATGGGTAACACGGTAGATCCATTCCTTCAACTCTTTAGTCATTTCCAGACCTACGAAATCATAAATGGCATTTATCTCCTCCAGTGGGTTGCGGGCAACATCCTCATAACGGACCATTTTGTAGCGGCCTTCGAGGAAGGGGGGAGGCTTCATGATGGCTCTCTCATTGATGCGCACATGGCTGCGGCAGATCTCCTGCATGACTTGATACTGCACCTCTGCTGCTGGTACGTTTCTTTGTTCTAACACTATAGCACTATCTCTTATGAGGGCTTTGGCTGCCTCTTCACGAGACTTCAAAACTGCCCTGGGATCTCGGACCAGGTGGATGATGCGAAGATCCATGTTTGGGTCCTGTAAGAGCGGGTAGAGGGATTCCAGCTCAAAGAATCGTACCTCTTTTAACACCACGTGGCTGTAGGTACTGCAGGCATCCTGCACTCGCTGCAGACCCTGAGCATCACATACCTGCTTGCACGAAGTTTGGTTGCTGAATTGGTTGCGTGGTGTGAGTGAACAAGCTGGTGGCGAGCACAGAGCTCGACTTTGGGACCACATAAACAAGTTGGACACGTTGTATTGATCAGGCAAGTAGGCCTCCATTACAGAGAGGTCACACTGGAACACGCTCCGTAGCAAGTCTCTAACTGCCATCCGGAGCAACCTCGCACCCGGTttctgcagtctagtccacacATGCCAAGCGGGCTCCATAAGGTAGAACACAGATGGGTGTTGACTAAACACCTGACCCAGGAAGGATGAACCTGATCGCCATGATGACAGGAGCAGAACATGAACTTTGCCATTTGGGGGTGCCGAGCTGCAGGGATTCAGCTCCATGTACCAGCCACAAAAGAGGACCACGGCGGCTCCCTGCAGGATGACCAGGAAAATCATGGTGCTGAGGTTCACTTTGCAGCGAGGCATGATGGCTCAGGATCTCTGTCAGTTATATGAAGATGCCTCGCCTTTTTGTTCTTTGTGCTGCATAGAAGACAGGAAGAGAGTGAGAGAACTGAAGCAATGATAAGAggaaatgagacaaaaagagggagagagaaagaaaataaagtttaagcAGTGAAACAAACAAGGAACCATTTGGGTTTATTTGTAAtgaacattaataataatagtaatatcATCATAATAAACATCTTATTATTTGCAATTCCTGAACAACTGGACAACCAATATGCTGTAATTTACTGGTTTTGTTATCATTTATATAATTAATATGGATTAGCATTAGGagtcttttttgtttggtttatcATTATACATAAGGTCTGCAGACTCAAACACTGCACTGATAGCCTTGAAATATATAGCTACACAAATATCTATCTCATGTGGACCGCCCACCCAAAAATGTGCCTGTGGATTTGTCCTGTTGGGATAATGTCTCCTGGATCTACTTTTATTTGCTAATTTCTCAtggaaaattgattttttttttattttgccaagTTACGGACAGTTAGTCTTCTGTTTGCCTCTTTCTTAATATGTCATCCAAGTCATCTCTTTGGTTAAACATTACTTCATAAAACACTACTTTCAATGTTAAAATAACTTCCTGCACCAGTATAGACTGCAGTGACAAATTTTGTTGAGTTAAAGCTGTTTGAATCACACGTACCACTTTAAAAGGTTACACAGATCACTGCCCTCTCTCCCCCTGCAGAATCAAAAACAGCTTCTCTCCTAGCAATAGTCCCACAAGCTCATGAGGCAGACAGCTTGATCATCATTTTCCACAGCTGTGTATTTCTGTATCAGTTCCTGAGTACAACTAACACCTCTGTGTCAGTGATGTGATGCTAATGGCTCTACTATTGCCatgtaccttatacaacccaacttcaaagaTACAAATATGCCTTTAAGTAAAATGAGGAGGGGCTCTAAACTGATCCTTGTTTTTGGGTTCCAAATTATCAAACTTCTTCTGGCAAAAGGAAAGTTATCAAGgttaaaaacttgatttttacCACGAAGAATCCCTTTGTCATGATGGCCTTTTTATTCCTCATATCACTTTTAACTTTTCCCTTTTAAGCTGTTTaggttttaaaatgattttcataaCTGTGAaaatttcagccattttcttttttcatcaacATTATATACTCGCACTTTACCGTTAAGGACCCATACAAAGAAAAATCTGCTGCAACGTGTACAATTCAGTCATCCTCCAGACTAACAACCTGTGAATATGGAAGTAGAAATGCCtctaatttttttctattgtccaATTACTTgaaaacacacccaaaatgagCCATTTTGCACTGGCTTTTGGGCATTACATAATAACAGGAGTGATTTGCATAGGAGCATGAAATCCACTCCAACTCCTCAAGCAGCACAACTCCCTCCTCCAACTTGTTGTTTACTGGTGTTGCAGGGTGAAAATGCTAAATGTGAGCGTGAGATCCGCTAACTGCTCTGCTGTTGGTATCAAAAACCAACTCAAATCTATTCCATCTCGGCTCTGGAGGTCCAAAGAAATAGTGGCtgcattattttgtttgttttctaacAATAACGTGTTGGCTAAAGTTGGTGCTAGCTTGTTTGTGTTAACCACATCATCCAGGCCAGCTCTAACATTGAGGCCGGGGTTTGCTTTTATACCGACCCTCAGAAAAAGGTACCAAGAGTCTGTGACCCAGCAACAGCAGTTGTATGTAAGTGCTGCCATTTTTCAGATTGTCACAAGAAACATTTAGCAGTCAGCTTGGCTTGCTAGCATGTGTTTATGGTCAGCAATGTCCTCACATCTGCTTCTCCTCTGTGCTGAATGAATGTCTTCTTACTGCTCTGTTCATTATAAACTATAATTAGAGGCCACATCTGTGTGAACTTGAGGTGTGaagtttttcagtctgttgCAGAGGGAAGTGCTGTTAATACTTGTAGTACGAATAATTCTGAATGTTAATCATCTCTCAGCTATGCTTGACTAATGACTAACTTCCAAACATA
The sequence above is a segment of the Cheilinus undulatus linkage group 9, ASM1832078v1, whole genome shotgun sequence genome. Coding sequences within it:
- the LOC121515407 gene encoding carbohydrate sulfotransferase 6-like, whose amino-acid sequence is MPRCKVNLSTMIFLVILQGAAVVLFCGWYMELNPCSSAPPNGKVHVLLLSSWRSGSSFLGQVFSQHPSVFYLMEPAWHVWTRLQKPGARLLRMAVRDLLRSVFQCDLSVMEAYLPDQYNVSNLFMWSQSRALCSPPACSLTPRNQFSNQTSCKQVCDAQGLQRVQDACSTYSHVVLKEVRFFELESLYPLLQDPNMDLRIIHLVRDPRAVLKSREEAAKALIRDSAIVLEQRNVPAAEVQYQVMQEICRSHVRINERAIMKPPPFLEGRYKMVRYEDVARNPLEEINAIYDFVGLEMTKELKEWIYRVTHGKGKGTKKEAFKITSRNAADVSQAWRSILPHNKVKRIQEVCKGAMSLLGYRTVYSEKEQKSLDIDLLVPREPYQFSWLPTKTEGPGTV